Proteins encoded within one genomic window of Micromonospora halotolerans:
- a CDS encoding SDR family NAD(P)-dependent oxidoreductase yields MAGRAVLVTGASRGIGRAVARAFAKGGDRVAVHHRDSAELAEALRAELPGDGHVVVRADLADPEAVRAMVDEAARRLGGIDVLVNNAGVYGPRDLPHPVFGNTYDQWQEQWRLVLETNLTGAANVTWCAAQHMRERGGRIVNVSSRGAFRGEPEQPAYGASKAGLNALGQSLALALAPYGIAVATVAPGFVATDMTTTHLSGERGAAIRAQSPFNRVARPEEIAAAVHWLASPEAEWASGTIVDLNGASYLRT; encoded by the coding sequence ATGGCGGGACGGGCGGTACTGGTGACGGGGGCCTCGCGCGGCATCGGCCGTGCGGTGGCGCGGGCGTTCGCGAAGGGCGGGGACCGGGTGGCCGTCCACCACCGGGACTCCGCGGAGTTGGCCGAGGCGCTGCGCGCCGAGCTGCCCGGCGACGGGCACGTGGTGGTCCGCGCCGACCTGGCCGACCCGGAGGCCGTGCGGGCCATGGTGGACGAGGCGGCGCGTCGCCTGGGCGGCATCGACGTCCTGGTCAACAACGCCGGCGTCTACGGCCCCCGCGACCTGCCCCACCCGGTCTTCGGGAACACGTACGACCAGTGGCAGGAGCAGTGGCGGCTGGTCCTGGAGACCAACCTGACCGGCGCCGCGAACGTCACCTGGTGCGCCGCCCAGCACATGCGCGAGCGGGGCGGCCGGATCGTGAACGTGTCGTCCCGGGGCGCCTTCCGGGGCGAGCCGGAGCAGCCCGCGTACGGGGCGAGCAAGGCGGGGCTGAACGCGCTCGGTCAGTCGTTGGCGCTGGCCCTGGCCCCGTACGGGATCGCGGTGGCGACGGTCGCGCCGGGCTTCGTGGCGACCGACATGACCACCACCCACCTGAGCGGCGAGCGGGGCGCGGCCATTCGCGCCCAGTCCCCGTTCAACCGGGTGGCCCGCCCCGAGGAGATCGCCGCGGCGGTGCACTGGCTGGCCAGCCCCGAGGCCGAGTGGGCCTCCGGCACCATCGTCGACCTCAACGGCGCCTCCTACCTGCGCACCTGA
- a CDS encoding histidine triad nucleotide-binding protein, producing MGTDCLFCRIVTGEIPATIVRETATTLAFRDIDPKAPTHVLVISKEHYADVATLAQGDPGLAGELLGTAAVVAEEEGLTVDGFRLMFNTGPYGGQEVFHVHAHLLGGAPLGPMLCR from the coding sequence ATGGGAACCGACTGCCTGTTCTGCCGGATCGTCACCGGGGAGATCCCGGCCACCATCGTCCGCGAGACCGCCACCACGCTGGCGTTCCGGGACATCGACCCGAAGGCGCCCACCCACGTGCTGGTGATCTCCAAGGAGCACTATGCGGACGTGGCCACCCTGGCCCAGGGCGACCCGGGCCTGGCCGGTGAGCTGCTGGGCACCGCCGCCGTGGTGGCCGAGGAGGAGGGGCTGACCGTGGACGGCTTCCGGCTCATGTTCAACACCGGCCCGTACGGCGGTCAGGAGGTCTTCCACGTGCACGCGCACCTGCTGGGCGGCGCGCCGCTCGGCCCGATGCTCTGCCGCTGA
- a CDS encoding serine hydrolase domain-containing protein, translating to MITVHDRLGRMVRQAQAHGRIPAVSAALHRADRPLWTCTVGGTGNDTALGPESVFRIGSVTKTFTAVLAMQCRDEGLLDLDDPIGRHLDLPAHGELTVRRLLSHTAGLQREPHGDVWDSLRAPDVGELLADLARVERVLPSGRRYHYSNLGMALLGEAVARLRGGTWAEVLAERVLAPLGLTATGTTPGDRAATGFLVDAYSDEARPEPPADFGAVAPAAQLWSTAPDMARWAAFLADPAALDPAGAVLAPATLDEMRWPLTTTDETLWAGGFGLGLILVPQPERVMHVGHDGAMPGFLAAVYGRRGGDGTAGAMGCAVLGSSGTGVEVFELPHRLLATAAEHDPADVEPWRPGAPAPEHLRGLLGRWWGEGFEYVFAWHDGALRARGADDPAGKPPAVFAPVPDRPDVFRTVAGREVGELLRLTRDERGAVVRMHWATYRFTRHQETFEGYDFRAGS from the coding sequence ATGATCACGGTGCATGACCGGCTCGGCCGGATGGTGCGGCAGGCGCAGGCCCACGGGCGGATCCCGGCGGTGTCAGCCGCCCTGCACCGGGCCGACCGGCCGCTCTGGACCTGCACGGTCGGCGGGACCGGCAACGACACCGCGCTCGGGCCGGAGTCGGTCTTCCGGATCGGCTCGGTCACCAAGACCTTCACGGCGGTGCTGGCCATGCAGTGCCGCGACGAGGGGCTCCTCGACCTGGACGACCCGATCGGGCGGCACCTCGACCTGCCGGCGCACGGCGAGCTGACCGTACGCCGGCTGTTGTCGCACACCGCGGGCCTGCAGCGCGAGCCGCACGGCGACGTCTGGGACAGCCTCCGCGCGCCCGACGTCGGCGAGCTGCTCGCCGACCTGGCCCGGGTGGAGCGGGTGCTGCCCAGCGGCCGGCGGTACCACTACTCCAACCTCGGCATGGCCCTGCTCGGCGAGGCGGTCGCCCGGCTGCGCGGCGGCACCTGGGCCGAGGTGCTGGCCGAGCGGGTGCTCGCCCCGCTCGGGCTGACCGCCACCGGCACCACGCCGGGCGACCGGGCGGCGACCGGGTTCCTGGTCGACGCGTACTCCGACGAGGCCCGTCCGGAGCCGCCGGCCGACTTCGGCGCGGTGGCCCCCGCCGCGCAGCTCTGGAGCACCGCGCCGGACATGGCCCGCTGGGCCGCGTTCCTGGCCGACCCGGCCGCGCTGGACCCGGCGGGCGCGGTGCTCGCGCCGGCCACCCTCGACGAGATGCGCTGGCCGCTCACCACCACCGACGAGACGCTCTGGGCGGGCGGCTTCGGCCTCGGGCTGATCCTGGTGCCGCAGCCGGAGCGGGTGATGCACGTGGGGCACGACGGGGCCATGCCCGGTTTCCTGGCCGCCGTCTACGGCCGGCGCGGCGGGGACGGCACGGCCGGCGCGATGGGCTGCGCGGTGCTCGGTTCCTCCGGCACCGGCGTGGAGGTCTTCGAGCTGCCGCACCGGCTGCTCGCTACCGCCGCCGAGCACGACCCGGCCGACGTCGAGCCGTGGCGGCCCGGCGCGCCCGCCCCGGAGCACCTGCGTGGCCTGCTCGGCCGGTGGTGGGGCGAGGGCTTCGAGTACGTCTTCGCCTGGCACGACGGGGCGCTGCGGGCCCGGGGCGCGGACGACCCGGCCGGCAAGCCGCCCGCGGTGTTCGCCCCGGTGCCGGACCGGCCGGACGTGTTCCGCACGGTCGCCGGCCGGGAGGTGGGCGAGCTGCTCCGGCTGACCCGGGACGAGCGCGGCGCGGTGGTCCGCATGCACTGGGCCACCTACCGCTTCACCCGGCATCAGGAGACCTTCGAGGGGTACGACTTCCGCGCCGGCAGCTGA
- a CDS encoding PhoH family protein: MTGTPPPGPPRVQTRITVPDQKIMVNLLGAGDEILRLVERSVNSDVHVRGNEITITGAPADNALAERLFSELLELIEKGETLTTDAVRRTVGMLEQGGAERPAEVLTLNILSRRGRTIRPKTLGQKRYVDAIDAHTIVFGIGPAGTGKTYLAMAKAVQALQAKQVNRIILTRPAVEAGERLGFLPGTLNEKIDPYLRPLYDALHDMLDPESIPKLMAAGTIEVAPLAYMRGRTLNDAFIILDEAQNTTPEQMKMFLTRLGFNSKIVVTGDVTQVDLPGGTTSGLRVVREILGNVEDVHFAQLSSSDVVRHKLVGEIVDAYARWDAERENQQAQSVHAVPGRTAQGGRAGRRR; this comes from the coding sequence ATGACCGGCACTCCACCTCCCGGCCCGCCCCGGGTGCAGACCAGGATCACGGTCCCCGACCAGAAGATCATGGTGAACCTGCTCGGCGCGGGCGACGAGATCCTGCGGCTCGTCGAACGCTCGGTCAACAGTGACGTCCACGTGCGCGGCAACGAGATCACCATCACCGGCGCGCCCGCCGACAACGCCCTCGCCGAGCGTCTCTTCAGCGAGCTGCTCGAACTGATCGAGAAAGGCGAGACCCTGACCACTGACGCAGTCCGGCGTACCGTCGGGATGCTCGAGCAGGGCGGCGCCGAGCGGCCCGCCGAGGTCCTGACGCTCAACATCCTCTCCCGGCGCGGGCGCACCATCCGTCCCAAGACCCTGGGCCAGAAGCGCTACGTCGACGCCATCGACGCGCACACCATCGTCTTCGGCATCGGGCCGGCGGGCACGGGCAAGACCTACCTGGCCATGGCGAAGGCCGTCCAGGCGCTCCAGGCCAAGCAGGTCAACCGGATCATCCTGACCCGGCCGGCGGTCGAGGCGGGCGAGCGGCTGGGCTTCCTGCCCGGCACCCTGAACGAGAAGATCGACCCCTACCTGCGCCCGCTCTACGACGCGCTGCACGACATGCTCGACCCGGAGTCGATCCCGAAGCTGATGGCCGCCGGCACCATCGAGGTGGCGCCGCTGGCCTACATGCGGGGCCGCACCCTCAACGACGCGTTCATCATCCTCGACGAGGCGCAGAACACCACGCCCGAGCAGATGAAGATGTTCCTCACCCGGCTCGGGTTCAACTCCAAGATCGTGGTCACGGGTGACGTCACCCAGGTCGACCTGCCCGGCGGGACGACGAGCGGCCTGCGGGTCGTCCGGGAGATCCTGGGCAACGTCGAGGACGTGCACTTCGCCCAGCTCTCCAGCTCCGACGTGGTACGCCACAAGCTGGTGGGCGAGATCGTCGACGCGTACGCCCGCTGGGACGCCGAGCGGGAGAACCAGCAGGCGCAGAGCGTGCACGCCGTGCCCGGGCGGACCGCCCAGGGCGGCCGGGCCGGCCGACGCCGCTAA
- the ybeY gene encoding rRNA maturation RNase YbeY, which produces MSIEIANESGADVDTDAVLAVARHALDEMGVNPLAELSVLLVDIEYMSELNHRWMGGDGPTDVLAFPMDEGSVDHGPGESSPAGGEPALLGDIVLCPEVAAKQAAAAGHTTADELHLLTVHGVLHLLGYDHAEPEEEREMFGLQARLLASWRSTRSQ; this is translated from the coding sequence TTGTCCATCGAGATCGCCAACGAGTCCGGCGCCGACGTCGACACCGACGCCGTGCTCGCCGTCGCCCGGCACGCCCTCGACGAGATGGGGGTCAACCCCCTCGCCGAGCTCTCCGTGCTGCTGGTCGACATCGAATACATGTCGGAGCTGAACCACCGCTGGATGGGTGGCGACGGCCCGACCGACGTGCTCGCCTTCCCCATGGACGAGGGCAGCGTCGACCACGGCCCGGGGGAGAGCTCCCCGGCCGGCGGTGAGCCGGCTCTGCTCGGCGACATCGTGCTCTGCCCGGAGGTGGCGGCCAAGCAGGCGGCCGCCGCCGGGCACACCACCGCCGACGAGCTGCACCTGCTCACCGTGCACGGCGTGCTGCACCTGCTCGGCTACGACCACGCCGAGCCGGAGGAGGAGCGGGAGATGTTCGGTCTCCAGGCCCGGCTGCTGGCCAGCTGGCGGTCGACCCGATCGCAGTGA
- a CDS encoding hemolysin family protein codes for MAVDPIAVITTLAAVGAPAGLPDLTLLVVAAGLVVLAGLIAMTEAALAAVSPARAAELARDGARGARTLQAVAGDVVRHLNLLLLLRLLAELTATTLVALVAVDTFGAGWRAALVTAGAMTVVSFVVVGVAPRTLGRQHAYAVGRAVAPLVRWLGRALNPLASLLILIGNAVTPGRGFREGPFATQVELRELVDLAEQRGVVEHGERQMIHSVFALGDTIAREVMVPRTEMVWIEDRKTLAQALALFLRSGFSRIPVIGENVDDVLGVLYLKDLIRRIQGAPEARQTPVAELMRPATFVPESKPVDDLLSEMQAARNHLVIVVDEYGGTGGLVTIEDILEEIVGEITDEYDVERPPVERLADGAVRVTARLPVENLGELFDTDLPTDEVETVGGLLAQALGRVPIPGSGAQVAGLRLIAEGTTGRRNRIDTVLVSRVEPGDAPDSAGHGEQADPRGNQNRSEERQPADA; via the coding sequence CTGGCGGTCGACCCGATCGCAGTGATCACCACCCTGGCGGCCGTCGGCGCACCCGCCGGCCTGCCCGATCTCACCCTCCTCGTCGTCGCGGCGGGGCTGGTGGTGCTCGCCGGCCTCATCGCGATGACCGAGGCCGCGCTGGCCGCCGTCTCGCCGGCTCGGGCCGCCGAGCTGGCCCGGGACGGCGCGCGCGGCGCGCGTACCCTCCAGGCGGTCGCCGGCGACGTGGTCCGCCACCTCAACCTGCTGCTCCTGCTCCGGCTGCTGGCCGAGCTGACCGCCACCACGCTGGTCGCGCTCGTGGCGGTGGACACCTTCGGCGCCGGCTGGCGGGCCGCCCTGGTCACCGCCGGGGCGATGACCGTGGTCAGCTTCGTGGTGGTCGGCGTGGCGCCGCGCACCCTGGGGCGGCAGCACGCCTACGCGGTGGGCCGCGCGGTCGCGCCGCTGGTGCGCTGGCTGGGCCGGGCGCTCAACCCGCTGGCCTCGCTGCTCATCCTCATCGGCAACGCGGTCACCCCGGGGCGCGGCTTCCGCGAGGGGCCGTTCGCCACCCAGGTCGAGCTGCGTGAGCTGGTCGACCTGGCCGAGCAGCGCGGCGTCGTCGAGCACGGCGAGCGACAGATGATCCACTCGGTCTTCGCGCTCGGCGACACCATCGCCCGTGAGGTGATGGTGCCCCGGACCGAGATGGTGTGGATAGAGGATCGCAAGACCCTCGCCCAGGCGCTGGCGCTCTTCCTGCGTTCCGGTTTCTCCCGCATCCCGGTGATCGGCGAGAACGTCGACGACGTGCTCGGCGTGCTCTACCTCAAGGACCTGATCCGGCGGATCCAGGGCGCCCCGGAGGCCCGGCAGACGCCGGTGGCCGAGCTGATGCGCCCGGCGACCTTCGTGCCCGAGTCCAAGCCGGTCGACGACCTGCTCTCCGAGATGCAGGCGGCCCGCAACCACCTGGTCATCGTCGTGGACGAGTACGGCGGCACCGGCGGCCTCGTCACCATCGAGGACATCCTGGAGGAGATCGTCGGCGAGATCACCGACGAGTACGATGTCGAACGCCCGCCGGTCGAACGCCTGGCGGACGGGGCCGTGCGGGTGACCGCGCGGCTGCCGGTGGAGAATCTGGGCGAGCTGTTCGACACGGACCTGCCCACCGACGAGGTGGAGACGGTCGGTGGCCTGCTCGCCCAGGCGCTCGGCCGGGTGCCGATCCCCGGTTCCGGGGCCCAGGTGGCCGGGCTGCGGCTGATCGCCGAGGGCACCACCGGGCGGCGCAACCGGATCGACACCGTGCTGGTCAGCCGGGTCGAGCCGGGCGACGCGCCGGACAGCGCGGGGCACGGCGAGCAGGCCGATCCCCGTGGCAACCAGAACCGTTCCGAGGAGAGGCAACCCGCCGATGCCTGA
- a CDS encoding cytidine deaminase → MPESPAVPAARPTPSDPGELSAEDGKLVVLARGARGRVGAVEGAAVRDQDGRTYAAASVALPSLALTALQLAVASAVAAGASRLEAAVVVTEASTLDGAGHAAVRDLSADAPIHVAAPDGTVLGTVVE, encoded by the coding sequence ATGCCTGAGTCACCCGCCGTGCCGGCCGCCCGGCCCACCCCGTCCGACCCGGGCGAGCTGAGCGCCGAGGACGGCAAGCTGGTCGTCCTGGCCCGGGGCGCGCGGGGCCGGGTCGGCGCCGTGGAGGGCGCGGCGGTCCGCGACCAGGACGGCCGGACGTACGCGGCGGCCAGCGTGGCGCTGCCGTCGCTGGCCCTGACCGCGCTCCAGCTCGCGGTCGCCTCGGCGGTGGCCGCCGGCGCGAGCCGGCTGGAGGCCGCCGTCGTGGTGACCGAGGCCTCGACGCTGGACGGCGCGGGGCACGCCGCGGTCCGGGACCTCTCCGCCGACGCGCCGATCCACGTGGCCGCGCCGGACGGCACCGTCCTCGGCACGGTGGTCGAGTGA
- the era gene encoding GTPase Era produces MTQVQPRPYRAGFGCFVGRPNAGKSTLTNAIVGTKIAITSSKPQTTRHIIRAVLHRPESQLVLVDTPGLHRPRTLLGERLNDLVRETWSEVDVIGLCIPANEPIGRGDRFITGELASLRATVLAVVTKTDLVDKKRLAEQLLAVSELGEFADVVPVSAVSGHQVDTLVDVMTGYLPESPQLYPDDMLTDDPEQVLVAELVREAALEGVRDELPHSIAVVVEEMIPEGDVTKIYADVYVERSSQKAIVIGHRGSRLKQVGITARRQIEELLGTRVYLDLHVRVAKDWQRDPKQLRKLGF; encoded by the coding sequence GTGACCCAGGTTCAGCCGCGTCCCTACCGGGCCGGCTTCGGCTGCTTCGTCGGCCGGCCGAACGCGGGCAAGTCGACGCTGACCAATGCGATCGTCGGCACCAAGATCGCAATCACCTCGAGCAAGCCGCAGACCACCCGGCACATCATCCGGGCCGTGCTGCACCGGCCGGAGTCCCAGCTCGTGCTGGTCGACACCCCGGGCCTGCACCGCCCCCGCACGCTGCTCGGCGAGCGGCTGAACGACCTGGTCCGGGAGACCTGGAGCGAGGTCGACGTGATCGGCCTCTGCATCCCGGCGAACGAGCCGATCGGGCGGGGCGACCGGTTCATCACCGGCGAGCTGGCCAGCCTGCGGGCCACCGTGCTGGCCGTGGTCACCAAGACCGACCTGGTGGACAAGAAGCGGCTGGCCGAGCAGTTGCTCGCGGTGAGCGAGCTGGGGGAGTTCGCCGACGTGGTGCCGGTGAGCGCCGTCTCGGGCCACCAGGTGGACACGCTGGTCGACGTGATGACCGGCTACCTGCCGGAGTCGCCGCAGCTCTACCCGGACGACATGCTCACCGACGACCCGGAGCAGGTGCTCGTGGCCGAGCTGGTCCGGGAGGCCGCCCTGGAGGGCGTCCGGGACGAGCTGCCGCACTCCATCGCCGTCGTGGTCGAGGAGATGATCCCCGAGGGCGACGTCACGAAGATCTACGCCGACGTGTACGTGGAGCGATCGAGTCAGAAGGCGATCGTCATCGGTCACCGGGGCAGCCGGCTCAAGCAGGTGGGCATCACGGCCCGCCGGCAGATCGAGGAGCTGCTCGGCACCCGCGTCTACCTGGACCTGCACGTCCGGGTCGCGAAGGACTGGCAGCGCGACCCGAAGCAGCTGCGCAAGCTCGGCTTCTGA
- a CDS encoding acyltransferase family protein, which yields MRNRYLDLLRSLAIVRVVVYHVTGWATLTLIFPAMSVMFALAGSLMAASLDRSGVPAVGRRLRRLLPSLWVLAVVFVPAMLLTGLALTPKVLLWLLPVSDPPANYWGGLALSPIWYLRDYLWFVLASPVALRLFRRAPLPTLLAPYALLAAIEFGVLANPPTLLREFGLYFGAWLLGFAHHEGLLRRTANRVLVPLALALGAAGLGWIFTHPGPRGHDLNDIHLGNALWSAAFILVAIGRAPAGAAWVDRTPVLGRVVTVLNRRALTVYLWHMPFVVALTPLVDVVGWSHQDLLGLAIRVALVFALVGVVTLLVGWVEDRAARRTPELVPGRPRRTLAERAAAAPASPAPAGAGTELATAGARVPGPRRAPERSGRVPG from the coding sequence ATGCGAAACCGCTATCTCGACCTGCTCCGCTCCCTGGCCATCGTGCGCGTCGTCGTCTACCACGTCACCGGATGGGCGACGCTGACCCTGATCTTCCCGGCCATGTCGGTGATGTTCGCGCTCGCGGGCTCGCTGATGGCCGCGTCGCTGGACCGGAGCGGCGTACCGGCCGTGGGGCGGCGACTGCGCCGGCTGCTGCCGTCGCTCTGGGTGCTCGCCGTGGTCTTCGTGCCGGCCATGCTGCTCACCGGGCTGGCGCTCACCCCGAAGGTGCTGCTCTGGCTTCTTCCGGTGAGCGACCCGCCGGCCAACTACTGGGGCGGCCTCGCGCTCAGCCCGATCTGGTACCTGCGGGACTACCTGTGGTTCGTGCTGGCCTCGCCGGTGGCCCTCCGGCTGTTCCGCCGGGCCCCGCTGCCCACCCTGCTGGCCCCGTACGCGCTGCTCGCGGCGATCGAGTTCGGCGTGCTGGCGAACCCGCCGACCCTGCTGCGCGAGTTCGGCCTGTACTTCGGGGCGTGGCTGCTCGGCTTCGCCCACCACGAGGGCCTGCTGCGCCGCACGGCCAACCGGGTGCTCGTCCCGCTCGCGCTCGCCCTCGGCGCGGCCGGGCTGGGTTGGATCTTCACGCATCCCGGCCCGCGCGGCCACGACCTGAACGACATCCACCTGGGCAACGCGCTCTGGTCGGCGGCGTTCATCCTGGTGGCGATCGGCCGGGCGCCGGCCGGGGCGGCCTGGGTCGACCGCACCCCGGTGCTGGGCCGGGTGGTCACCGTGCTGAACCGGCGCGCGCTGACCGTCTACCTCTGGCACATGCCGTTCGTGGTGGCGCTCACCCCGCTGGTCGACGTGGTCGGCTGGTCGCACCAGGACCTGCTCGGGCTGGCGATCCGGGTGGCGCTGGTGTTCGCGCTGGTGGGCGTGGTCACCCTGCTGGTCGGCTGGGTCGAGGACCGGGCCGCCCGGCGTACCCCGGAACTGGTGCCGGGGCGCCCCCGGCGGACCCTGGCCGAGCGGGCGGCGGCCGCACCGGCCAGCCCGGCGCCCGCCGGAGCGGGAACCGAACTGGCGACCGCGGGCGCCCGGGTGCCGGGCCCGCGCCGCGCGCCGGAGCGGTCCGGCCGCGTCCCGGGCTGA
- a CDS encoding DUF4097 family beta strand repeat-containing protein, protein MALHRTAVAAAAAASLIVLAGCDTLSFRRLDYDQTEQAKIARITVPSGGAGDVTIRATGPADQVRIKRVVRYQGGEPNTRYEIKGDELVLPSDCGARCTVSWEVTAPEGVTVRGETSSGTVMLHRVGPVDFTLNSGDITVTEARGEVRAATTSGNIEVVDATGPVRLRASSGDITARRLAAGIDAEATSGNLAVELDKAAAARLHATSGDVDLTVPEGRYRVRADAKSGDTNLAVLNDPGAPLLLDVTATSGNVTVNQR, encoded by the coding sequence ATGGCTCTGCACCGGACCGCCGTGGCCGCCGCCGCGGCCGCCTCCCTGATCGTCCTCGCCGGGTGCGACACCCTGTCGTTCCGCCGCCTCGACTACGACCAGACCGAGCAAGCGAAGATCGCTCGGATCACCGTGCCGTCCGGCGGCGCGGGTGACGTGACGATCCGGGCCACCGGTCCGGCGGACCAGGTGCGCATCAAGCGGGTCGTCCGCTACCAGGGCGGGGAGCCGAACACCCGCTACGAGATCAAGGGCGACGAGCTGGTGCTGCCGAGCGACTGCGGCGCCCGGTGCACGGTCTCCTGGGAGGTGACCGCCCCGGAGGGCGTGACGGTGCGCGGCGAGACCAGCTCCGGGACCGTCATGCTGCACCGGGTCGGCCCGGTGGACTTCACCCTCAACTCCGGCGACATCACCGTGACCGAGGCCCGCGGCGAGGTCCGCGCCGCCACCACCTCGGGGAACATCGAGGTGGTCGACGCCACCGGCCCGGTCCGGCTGCGCGCCTCCTCCGGCGACATCACCGCCCGCCGGCTCGCCGCCGGGATCGACGCGGAGGCCACCTCCGGCAACCTCGCCGTCGAGCTGGACAAGGCGGCCGCGGCCCGGCTGCACGCGACCAGCGGCGACGTCGACCTGACCGTGCCCGAGGGCCGGTACCGGGTGCGGGCGGACGCCAAGTCCGGCGACACCAACCTCGCCGTGCTGAACGACCCGGGCGCGCCCCTGCTGCTCGACGTCACCGCCACCAGCGGCAACGTGACGGTCAACCAGCGCTGA
- the recO gene encoding DNA repair protein RecO, with amino-acid sequence MAGYRRQLYRDDAVVLRVQKLGESDRIITLLTRRHGRLRAVARGVRRTTSKFGARLEPFGHVDLQLAGDPKGNHGSSLHTISQAEGIDLYGKRFLGDYPRYTAASAIAETAERLTPIEREPSLRLFQLTLGALRSLATGDHATTLVLDAYLLRGMAFAGWAPALTACAVCGTPGRHRAFSVPAGGAVCPDCRPPGAAHPAPATVELMSALTTGDWAYADATEAGVRRECSGLVAAHLQWHLERALRSLPLVDRGAPASGAVPPPGGAGPGVVPPRTGGGPAAAGVNREMTE; translated from the coding sequence ATGGCCGGATACCGCCGACAGCTCTACCGCGACGACGCGGTGGTGCTGCGTGTGCAGAAGCTGGGGGAGTCCGACCGGATCATCACCCTGCTCACCCGGCGGCACGGCCGGCTGCGCGCGGTGGCCCGCGGCGTCCGGCGGACCACCAGCAAGTTCGGCGCCCGGCTGGAGCCGTTCGGGCACGTCGACCTCCAGCTCGCCGGCGACCCCAAGGGCAACCACGGCAGCTCGCTGCACACCATCAGCCAGGCCGAGGGGATCGACCTCTACGGCAAGCGGTTCCTCGGCGACTACCCCCGCTACACGGCGGCCAGCGCGATCGCCGAGACCGCCGAGCGGCTCACCCCGATCGAGCGGGAACCCTCACTGCGGCTGTTCCAGCTCACCCTCGGCGCGCTGCGCTCGCTGGCCACCGGCGACCACGCCACCACCCTGGTGCTCGACGCCTACCTGCTGCGCGGCATGGCCTTCGCCGGCTGGGCGCCGGCGCTGACCGCCTGCGCGGTGTGCGGCACCCCGGGGCGACACCGGGCGTTCTCCGTGCCGGCCGGGGGCGCGGTCTGCCCGGACTGCCGGCCCCCGGGCGCCGCCCACCCGGCCCCGGCGACCGTCGAGCTGATGTCCGCGCTGACCACCGGCGACTGGGCGTACGCGGACGCGACCGAGGCCGGTGTGCGCCGCGAGTGCAGCGGCCTCGTCGCGGCGCACCTCCAGTGGCACCTGGAACGCGCGCTACGCTCGCTGCCGCTGGTCGACCGGGGTGCCCCGGCGTCCGGCGCGGTCCCGCCGCCCGGCGGCGCGGGGCCGGGTGTGGTCCCGCCGCGCACCGGAGGCGGGCCCGCCGCCGCTGGTGTGAACAGGGAGATGACCGAGTGA
- a CDS encoding isoprenyl transferase, producing MPPTPHPSGARPPALPAEALPRHVAVVMDGNGRWAKERGLPRTKGHEQGEHSLFDTIEGAIELGIPYLSAYAFSTENWRRSPDEVRFLMGFNRDVIRRRRDQLVDLGVRVVWSGRAGRLWKSVISELQTAEEMSRGNSTLTLQFCVNYGGQAEIADAAAAIARDAAAGRLDPGKVTEKTIAKYLYHPEVPEVDLFLRPSGEQRTSNFLLWQTAYAELVFLDTLWPDFDRRHLWYACELYAQRDRRFGGALPNPVAPGA from the coding sequence GTGCCACCGACTCCGCACCCCTCCGGCGCCCGGCCCCCGGCGCTGCCGGCCGAGGCGCTGCCCCGGCACGTCGCCGTGGTGATGGACGGCAACGGCCGCTGGGCCAAGGAGCGCGGGCTGCCCCGGACGAAGGGTCACGAGCAGGGGGAGCACAGCCTCTTCGACACCATCGAGGGTGCGATCGAGCTGGGCATCCCCTACCTGTCGGCGTACGCCTTCTCCACCGAGAACTGGCGCCGCTCGCCGGACGAGGTGCGCTTCCTCATGGGCTTCAACCGGGACGTCATCCGGCGGCGCCGGGACCAGCTCGTCGACCTGGGTGTCCGGGTGGTCTGGTCCGGCCGGGCCGGGCGGCTCTGGAAGAGCGTCATCTCCGAGCTGCAGACCGCCGAGGAGATGTCCCGGGGCAACTCGACGCTGACCCTCCAGTTCTGCGTCAACTACGGCGGTCAGGCGGAGATCGCCGACGCCGCCGCCGCGATCGCCCGCGACGCGGCCGCCGGCCGGCTCGACCCGGGCAAGGTCACCGAGAAGACCATCGCGAAATACCTCTACCACCCGGAGGTCCCCGAGGTGGACCTCTTCCTCCGCCCCTCCGGGGAGCAGCGCACCTCCAACTTCCTGCTCTGGCAGACCGCCTACGCGGAGCTGGTCTTCCTCGACACCCTCTGGCCGGACTTCGACCGCCGGCACCTCTGGTACGCCTGCGAGCTCTACGCCCAGCGGGATCGCCGCTTCGGCGGCGCGCTGCCCAACCCGGTGGCCCCCGGGGCCTGA
- a CDS encoding thioredoxin reductase, with translation MHDLRFKMIMALNAADLGSPICEQVALICAEIAEQHCAELGHTPAVRAGEIAELSTGEPALTWAPTDTGQRAW, from the coding sequence ATGCACGATCTCCGGTTCAAAATGATCATGGCGTTGAACGCGGCGGACCTGGGCAGCCCGATCTGCGAGCAGGTCGCCCTCATCTGCGCGGAGATCGCCGAGCAGCACTGCGCCGAACTCGGCCACACGCCCGCCGTCCGCGCCGGGGAGATCGCCGAGCTGAGCACCGGCGAACCGGCGCTCACCTGGGCGCCGACCGACACCGGGCAGCGTGCCTGGTGA